One Deltaproteobacteria bacterium genomic region harbors:
- a CDS encoding IS110 family transposase, producing the protein MNFYTQQHKHYCGIDLHAKAMYVCILDHSGTKLVHKNLPTTPDAFLRVIAPYREELVVGVECMFTWYWLADLCQKEGIAFVLGHALYMKAIHGGKAKNDKIDAHKIAVLLRGGMMPQAYVYPAEMRATRDLLRRRSHLARKRAELLAHIHNTNSQYNLPEIGKRLAAKSNREGVADHFPDPSVQKAIEVDISLIDHYDQLLGEVELYLTRSAKTHDVQTFARLQSVPGIGQILALVILYEIHDIRRFPRVQDFVSYCRLVKCAKESNGKRLGTSGKKIGNVHLRWAFAEAAVLFIRQSQPGKEYFAKLEQKHGKAKALTVLAHKLGRAVYYMLTREQAFDLKRFVAA; encoded by the coding sequence ATGAATTTCTATACGCAACAGCATAAACATTATTGTGGCATCGATCTACATGCGAAAGCGATGTACGTCTGCATTCTCGATCACAGTGGCACGAAACTCGTCCACAAAAATCTACCGACGACACCGGACGCATTTTTGCGAGTGATTGCTCCCTATAGAGAGGAACTCGTCGTCGGCGTGGAGTGTATGTTCACCTGGTATTGGCTCGCAGACTTGTGTCAGAAGGAAGGAATTGCTTTTGTCTTGGGGCATGCTCTCTATATGAAGGCGATTCATGGCGGCAAGGCGAAGAACGATAAAATCGATGCCCACAAGATTGCGGTCTTATTACGGGGTGGGATGATGCCCCAAGCCTATGTCTATCCGGCAGAGATGCGGGCCACGCGGGATTTACTGCGGCGGCGATCTCATCTGGCGCGGAAACGGGCCGAACTCTTAGCCCACATTCATAATACCAATAGTCAGTACAATCTCCCCGAGATCGGCAAACGACTGGCCGCCAAATCAAACCGAGAAGGCGTCGCCGACCATTTTCCTGATCCCAGTGTCCAGAAAGCCATTGAGGTCGACATTTCTCTCATTGATCATTACGACCAATTGTTGGGCGAGGTGGAACTCTATCTCACCCGTAGTGCCAAAACGCATGACGTGCAAACCTTTGCGCGGTTGCAATCGGTTCCCGGGATTGGGCAGATTCTGGCGTTGGTCATTCTCTATGAGATTCATGACATCCGTCGCTTTCCGCGCGTGCAAGATTTTGTGTCGTACTGTCGTTTGGTGAAGTGCGCCAAAGAATCCAACGGCAAACGCCTCGGTACCTCAGGCAAAAAGATTGGCAATGTGCATCTGCGCTGGGCCTTTGCGGAAGCCGCCGTACTGTTCATCCGCCAGAGTCAGCCGGGGAAAGAGTATTTTGCGAAATTAGAACAGAAACATGGCAAAGCCAAAGCCCTGACCGTGCTCGCCCACAAATTGGGCCGCGCCGTGTATTACATGCTCACGCGCGAACAGGCGTTTGACCTCAAACGCTTTGTCGCCGCGTAA
- a CDS encoding DUF4238 domain-containing protein, with translation MTHPQKQHYVPQFLLRNFTLSGSDQLYVYDKSNDRTYKTNITNVAAEREFYDFRIDGIDLTIEPSLGKIEVVAASEIDEIILRRSIGHLSLEKKTILSLFIAIQMVRTRHVRVSMDAMLDQVREKIRSWGQDPDQVPQLRKGSEDEDKLSTARIIQNAVSFVPPLMDKVWLLFRADDEGSLYISDNPVTLHNERTDPLLGTLGIAVEGIEINFPISRHFSLALYCHSHRQSFLEDYEKYKLLQRTNPASAARIDVDPFFMEGLYYGMDNGRAVPLPAASILHLLNFQ, from the coding sequence GTGACTCATCCTCAGAAACAGCACTACGTTCCGCAATTCCTGCTACGGAACTTCACGCTCTCTGGTTCTGATCAGCTCTATGTCTATGACAAGAGCAACGATCGAACCTATAAGACGAACATTACCAATGTTGCAGCAGAACGTGAATTTTATGACTTTCGGATTGACGGCATTGATCTTACAATTGAACCAAGTCTCGGAAAAATTGAGGTCGTTGCCGCGTCGGAAATTGACGAAATCATCTTACGTCGCTCAATTGGTCACCTTAGCCTGGAGAAAAAGACTATCCTTTCGCTCTTTATTGCGATTCAGATGGTGCGTACTCGGCACGTTCGGGTCTCCATGGATGCAATGCTCGACCAAGTCAGAGAAAAGATTCGATCTTGGGGGCAGGACCCGGACCAAGTTCCTCAACTGCGCAAGGGGAGTGAGGACGAGGATAAGCTGTCCACTGCTCGAATAATTCAGAATGCTGTCTCGTTTGTGCCACCTCTCATGGACAAAGTATGGTTGCTTTTTCGGGCAGACGATGAAGGTTCCCTCTACATTTCCGATAACCCAGTTACTCTTCACAACGAACGTACAGATCCACTGCTCGGAACTTTGGGAATCGCTGTTGAAGGCATAGAAATCAATTTTCCTATTAGCCGTCACTTCTCGCTTGCCCTCTATTGCCACAGCCATCGACAAAGTTTCCTCGAAGACTATGAGAAATACAAACTACTGCAACGAACTAATCCGGCTTCTGCGGCGCGAATAGACGTTGACCCCTTTTTTATGGAAGGACTCTATTATGGCATGGATAACGGTCGAGCCGTACCGCTTCCAGCGGCCTCCATACTTCACTTACTGAATTTTCAATAA
- a CDS encoding type II toxin-antitoxin system RelE/ParE family toxin: protein MASYRIEVTEEAKGDLAYYTAFERKIIVAGIREQLTHQPHEETKNRKPLRDNPLAPWELRVGKYRVFYEVNETASTVSVVSVGHKEHNVLLIQGKEVQL from the coding sequence ATGGCAAGTTACCGAATCGAAGTCACGGAAGAGGCAAAGGGCGACCTCGCCTACTACACCGCCTTCGAGCGTAAGATTATCGTCGCTGGGATTCGAGAGCAGCTCACTCACCAACCTCACGAGGAGACCAAGAACCGTAAACCCCTGCGCGACAATCCGCTGGCGCCTTGGGAATTGCGCGTAGGCAAGTATCGAGTCTTCTATGAAGTAAACGAAACTGCGAGCACGGTCAGCGTTGTTTCGGTTGGACACAAAGAGCACAATGTACTCTTGATCCAAGGCAAAGAGGTACAGCTATGA